A DNA window from Solanum lycopersicum chromosome 3, SLM_r2.1 contains the following coding sequences:
- the LOC101260611 gene encoding sec-independent protein translocase protein TATB, chloroplastic isoform X1 — translation MAQINMSRSIFFVRPIYLQDQWRRKQYECRLAEFDSMTTSSLMASALSSSSSSLASSRRVSVTALSFSSISVTHNPKVHFFKWIPYSGLSSWNGLKQLSISKSQFSVKIVIGWFTGRSRKNKGKGVYASLFGVGAPEALVIGVVALLVFGPKGLAEVARNLGKTLREFQPTIRELQDVSREFKSTLEREIGLDDIKGSVQDTRNSSTMSPSSDSSYKNSVADPNGSPSPKLASTAEDDLERMMRIADAEKQAEKDLAALLESRSESQTVSQEVADNSSSSDRAYSTEEYLKISEEQLKAAAQKQSETSTPEQIPFNTQSLSQADSASSADGAYSTEDLSKAAAQQNLSSSQQSPSNAESQSQEAPGEAASMISSSTNPESET, via the exons ATGGCCCAAATTAACATGAGTCGGTCCATTTTCTTTGTGAGACCAATATATCTGCAAGACCAATGGAGAAGAAAGCAATATGAATGTAGGCTAGCTGAATTTGATTCAATGACCACCAGTTCTCTCATGGCTTCTGcattatcatcttcttcttcttcactagCTAGTAGTAGAAGAGTTTCTGTGACTGCCCTTTCATTTTCTTCCATTTCAGTTACCCACAACCCCAAAGTTCACTTCTTTAAATGGATTCCTTACTCGGGTCTCTCTTCTTGGAATGGACTGAAGCAGCTGAGTATTTCAAAATCTCAATTTTCAGTAAAAATTG TGATTGGTTGGTTTACAGGAAgaagtagaaagaacaaaggAAAAGGTGTATATGCATCTTTATTTGGAGTTGGTGCACCTGAGGCACTAGTGATTGGGGTTGTAGCTTTGCTAGTTTTTGGCCCAAAAGGTCTTGCTGAG GTTGCTCGTAACCTGGGAAAAACTTTGCGCGAATTTCAACCTACTATCAGAGAACTTCAG GATGTTTCAAGGGAATTCAAGAGCACACTTGAACGAGAGATTGGCCTTGATGACATAAAAGGTTCAGTCCAAGACACAAGAAATTCTAGCACCATGAGTCCTTCATCAGATAGCAGCTATAAAAATTCAGTGGCTGATCCCA ATGGTTCTCCATCACCAAAATTAGCTTCCACAGCTGAAGACGACTTGGAAAGGATGATGAGAATCGCTGATGCTGAAAAGCAAGCAGAGAAAGACCTTGCAGCCTTACTTGAAAGTCGGTCTGAATCCCAAACCGTGTCACAAG AAGTAGCAGATAATTCTTCTTCCTCAGATAGAGCATACTCAACTGAAGAGTACTTGAAGATCAGTGAGGAACAGCTAAAAGCTGCCGCTCAGAAGCAGAGTGAGACATCTACGCCCGAGCAAATCCCCTTCAATACCCAAAGCCTGTCGCAAG CAGATAGTGCTTCTTCAGCAGATGGAGCATACTCAACTGAAGATCTTTCAAAGGCAGCTGCTCAGCAGAATCTGTCTTCTTCCCAACAAAGCCCCTCAAATGCTGAAAGCCAGTCGCAAG AAGCTCCTGGAGAAGCTGCCTCGATGATCTCTTCTTCCACGAATCCCGAAAGTGAGACATAG
- the LOC101260611 gene encoding sec-independent protein translocase protein TATB, chloroplastic isoform X6 produces the protein MAQINMSRSIFFVRPIYLQDQWRRKQYECRLAEFDSMTTSSLMASALSSSSSSLASSRRVSVTALSFSSISVTHNPKVHFFKWIPYSGLSSWNGLKQLSISKSQFSVKIVIGWFTGRSRKNKGKGVYASLFGVGAPEALVIGVVALLVFGPKGLAEVARNLGKTLREFQPTIRELQDVSREFKSTLEREIGLDDIKGSVQDTRNSSTMSPSSDSSYKNSVADPNGSPSPKLASTAEDDLERMMRIADAEKQAEKDLAALLESRSESQTVSQVADNSSSSDRAYSTEEYLKISEEQLKAAAQKQSETSTPEQIPFNTQSLSQDSASSADGAYSTEDLSKAAAQQNLSSSQQSPSNAESQSQEAPGEAASMISSSTNPESET, from the exons ATGGCCCAAATTAACATGAGTCGGTCCATTTTCTTTGTGAGACCAATATATCTGCAAGACCAATGGAGAAGAAAGCAATATGAATGTAGGCTAGCTGAATTTGATTCAATGACCACCAGTTCTCTCATGGCTTCTGcattatcatcttcttcttcttcactagCTAGTAGTAGAAGAGTTTCTGTGACTGCCCTTTCATTTTCTTCCATTTCAGTTACCCACAACCCCAAAGTTCACTTCTTTAAATGGATTCCTTACTCGGGTCTCTCTTCTTGGAATGGACTGAAGCAGCTGAGTATTTCAAAATCTCAATTTTCAGTAAAAATTG TGATTGGTTGGTTTACAGGAAgaagtagaaagaacaaaggAAAAGGTGTATATGCATCTTTATTTGGAGTTGGTGCACCTGAGGCACTAGTGATTGGGGTTGTAGCTTTGCTAGTTTTTGGCCCAAAAGGTCTTGCTGAG GTTGCTCGTAACCTGGGAAAAACTTTGCGCGAATTTCAACCTACTATCAGAGAACTTCAG GATGTTTCAAGGGAATTCAAGAGCACACTTGAACGAGAGATTGGCCTTGATGACATAAAAGGTTCAGTCCAAGACACAAGAAATTCTAGCACCATGAGTCCTTCATCAGATAGCAGCTATAAAAATTCAGTGGCTGATCCCA ATGGTTCTCCATCACCAAAATTAGCTTCCACAGCTGAAGACGACTTGGAAAGGATGATGAGAATCGCTGATGCTGAAAAGCAAGCAGAGAAAGACCTTGCAGCCTTACTTGAAAGTCGGTCTGAATCCCAAACCGTGTCACAAG TAGCAGATAATTCTTCTTCCTCAGATAGAGCATACTCAACTGAAGAGTACTTGAAGATCAGTGAGGAACAGCTAAAAGCTGCCGCTCAGAAGCAGAGTGAGACATCTACGCCCGAGCAAATCCCCTTCAATACCCAAAGCCTGTCGCAAG ATAGTGCTTCTTCAGCAGATGGAGCATACTCAACTGAAGATCTTTCAAAGGCAGCTGCTCAGCAGAATCTGTCTTCTTCCCAACAAAGCCCCTCAAATGCTGAAAGCCAGTCGCAAG AAGCTCCTGGAGAAGCTGCCTCGATGATCTCTTCTTCCACGAATCCCGAAAGTGAGACATAG
- the LOC101260611 gene encoding sec-independent protein translocase protein TATB, chloroplastic isoform X25, producing the protein MAQINMSRSIFFVRPIYLQDQWRRKQYECRLAEFDSMTTSSLMASALSSSSSSLASSRRVSVTALSFSSISVTHNPKVHFFKWIPYSGLSSWNGLKQLSISKSQFSVKIGRSRKNKGKGVYASLFGVGAPEALVIGVVALLVFGPKGLAEVARNLGKTLREFQPTIRELQDVSREFKSTLEREIGLDDIKGSVQDTRNSSTMSPSSDSSYKNSVADPNGSPSPKLASTAEDDLERMMRIADAEKQAEKDLAALLESRSESQTVSQDNSSSSDRAYSTEEYLKISEEQLKAAAQKQSETSTPEQIPFNTQSLSQDSASSADGAYSTEDLSKAAAQQNLSSSQQSPSNAESQSQAPGEAASMISSSTNPESET; encoded by the exons ATGGCCCAAATTAACATGAGTCGGTCCATTTTCTTTGTGAGACCAATATATCTGCAAGACCAATGGAGAAGAAAGCAATATGAATGTAGGCTAGCTGAATTTGATTCAATGACCACCAGTTCTCTCATGGCTTCTGcattatcatcttcttcttcttcactagCTAGTAGTAGAAGAGTTTCTGTGACTGCCCTTTCATTTTCTTCCATTTCAGTTACCCACAACCCCAAAGTTCACTTCTTTAAATGGATTCCTTACTCGGGTCTCTCTTCTTGGAATGGACTGAAGCAGCTGAGTATTTCAAAATCTCAATTTTCAGTAAAAATTG GAAgaagtagaaagaacaaaggAAAAGGTGTATATGCATCTTTATTTGGAGTTGGTGCACCTGAGGCACTAGTGATTGGGGTTGTAGCTTTGCTAGTTTTTGGCCCAAAAGGTCTTGCTGAG GTTGCTCGTAACCTGGGAAAAACTTTGCGCGAATTTCAACCTACTATCAGAGAACTTCAG GATGTTTCAAGGGAATTCAAGAGCACACTTGAACGAGAGATTGGCCTTGATGACATAAAAGGTTCAGTCCAAGACACAAGAAATTCTAGCACCATGAGTCCTTCATCAGATAGCAGCTATAAAAATTCAGTGGCTGATCCCA ATGGTTCTCCATCACCAAAATTAGCTTCCACAGCTGAAGACGACTTGGAAAGGATGATGAGAATCGCTGATGCTGAAAAGCAAGCAGAGAAAGACCTTGCAGCCTTACTTGAAAGTCGGTCTGAATCCCAAACCGTGTCACAAG ATAATTCTTCTTCCTCAGATAGAGCATACTCAACTGAAGAGTACTTGAAGATCAGTGAGGAACAGCTAAAAGCTGCCGCTCAGAAGCAGAGTGAGACATCTACGCCCGAGCAAATCCCCTTCAATACCCAAAGCCTGTCGCAAG ATAGTGCTTCTTCAGCAGATGGAGCATACTCAACTGAAGATCTTTCAAAGGCAGCTGCTCAGCAGAATCTGTCTTCTTCCCAACAAAGCCCCTCAAATGCTGAAAGCCAGTCGCAAG CTCCTGGAGAAGCTGCCTCGATGATCTCTTCTTCCACGAATCCCGAAAGTGAGACATAG
- the LOC101260611 gene encoding sec-independent protein translocase protein TATB, chloroplastic isoform X22: MAQINMSRSIFFVRPIYLQDQWRRKQYECRLAEFDSMTTSSLMASALSSSSSSLASSRRVSVTALSFSSISVTHNPKVHFFKWIPYSGLSSWNGLKQLSISKSQFSVKIGRSRKNKGKGVYASLFGVGAPEALVIGVVALLVFGPKGLAEVARNLGKTLREFQPTIRELQDVSREFKSTLEREIGLDDIKGSVQDTRNSSTMSPSSDSSYKNSVADPNGSPSPKLASTAEDDLERMMRIADAEKQAEKDLAALLESRSESQTVSQDNSSSSDRAYSTEEYLKISEEQLKAAAQKQSETSTPEQIPFNTQSLSQDSASSADGAYSTEDLSKAAAQQNLSSSQQSPSNAESQSQEAPGEAASMISSSTNPESET, encoded by the exons ATGGCCCAAATTAACATGAGTCGGTCCATTTTCTTTGTGAGACCAATATATCTGCAAGACCAATGGAGAAGAAAGCAATATGAATGTAGGCTAGCTGAATTTGATTCAATGACCACCAGTTCTCTCATGGCTTCTGcattatcatcttcttcttcttcactagCTAGTAGTAGAAGAGTTTCTGTGACTGCCCTTTCATTTTCTTCCATTTCAGTTACCCACAACCCCAAAGTTCACTTCTTTAAATGGATTCCTTACTCGGGTCTCTCTTCTTGGAATGGACTGAAGCAGCTGAGTATTTCAAAATCTCAATTTTCAGTAAAAATTG GAAgaagtagaaagaacaaaggAAAAGGTGTATATGCATCTTTATTTGGAGTTGGTGCACCTGAGGCACTAGTGATTGGGGTTGTAGCTTTGCTAGTTTTTGGCCCAAAAGGTCTTGCTGAG GTTGCTCGTAACCTGGGAAAAACTTTGCGCGAATTTCAACCTACTATCAGAGAACTTCAG GATGTTTCAAGGGAATTCAAGAGCACACTTGAACGAGAGATTGGCCTTGATGACATAAAAGGTTCAGTCCAAGACACAAGAAATTCTAGCACCATGAGTCCTTCATCAGATAGCAGCTATAAAAATTCAGTGGCTGATCCCA ATGGTTCTCCATCACCAAAATTAGCTTCCACAGCTGAAGACGACTTGGAAAGGATGATGAGAATCGCTGATGCTGAAAAGCAAGCAGAGAAAGACCTTGCAGCCTTACTTGAAAGTCGGTCTGAATCCCAAACCGTGTCACAAG ATAATTCTTCTTCCTCAGATAGAGCATACTCAACTGAAGAGTACTTGAAGATCAGTGAGGAACAGCTAAAAGCTGCCGCTCAGAAGCAGAGTGAGACATCTACGCCCGAGCAAATCCCCTTCAATACCCAAAGCCTGTCGCAAG ATAGTGCTTCTTCAGCAGATGGAGCATACTCAACTGAAGATCTTTCAAAGGCAGCTGCTCAGCAGAATCTGTCTTCTTCCCAACAAAGCCCCTCAAATGCTGAAAGCCAGTCGCAAG AAGCTCCTGGAGAAGCTGCCTCGATGATCTCTTCTTCCACGAATCCCGAAAGTGAGACATAG
- the LOC101260611 gene encoding sec-independent protein translocase protein TATB, chloroplastic isoform X14, which produces MAQINMSRSIFFVRPIYLQDQWRRKQYECRLAEFDSMTTSSLMASALSSSSSSLASSRRVSVTALSFSSISVTHNPKVHFFKWIPYSGLSSWNGLKQLSISKSQFSVKIGRSRKNKGKGVYASLFGVGAPEALVIGVVALLVFGPKGLAEVARNLGKTLREFQPTIRELQDVSREFKSTLEREIGLDDIKGSVQDTRNSSTMSPSSDSSYKNSVADPNGSPSPKLASTAEDDLERMMRIADAEKQAEKDLAALLESRSESQTVSQEVADNSSSSDRAYSTEEYLKISEEQLKAAAQKQSETSTPEQIPFNTQSLSQDSASSADGAYSTEDLSKAAAQQNLSSSQQSPSNAESQSQAPGEAASMISSSTNPESET; this is translated from the exons ATGGCCCAAATTAACATGAGTCGGTCCATTTTCTTTGTGAGACCAATATATCTGCAAGACCAATGGAGAAGAAAGCAATATGAATGTAGGCTAGCTGAATTTGATTCAATGACCACCAGTTCTCTCATGGCTTCTGcattatcatcttcttcttcttcactagCTAGTAGTAGAAGAGTTTCTGTGACTGCCCTTTCATTTTCTTCCATTTCAGTTACCCACAACCCCAAAGTTCACTTCTTTAAATGGATTCCTTACTCGGGTCTCTCTTCTTGGAATGGACTGAAGCAGCTGAGTATTTCAAAATCTCAATTTTCAGTAAAAATTG GAAgaagtagaaagaacaaaggAAAAGGTGTATATGCATCTTTATTTGGAGTTGGTGCACCTGAGGCACTAGTGATTGGGGTTGTAGCTTTGCTAGTTTTTGGCCCAAAAGGTCTTGCTGAG GTTGCTCGTAACCTGGGAAAAACTTTGCGCGAATTTCAACCTACTATCAGAGAACTTCAG GATGTTTCAAGGGAATTCAAGAGCACACTTGAACGAGAGATTGGCCTTGATGACATAAAAGGTTCAGTCCAAGACACAAGAAATTCTAGCACCATGAGTCCTTCATCAGATAGCAGCTATAAAAATTCAGTGGCTGATCCCA ATGGTTCTCCATCACCAAAATTAGCTTCCACAGCTGAAGACGACTTGGAAAGGATGATGAGAATCGCTGATGCTGAAAAGCAAGCAGAGAAAGACCTTGCAGCCTTACTTGAAAGTCGGTCTGAATCCCAAACCGTGTCACAAG AAGTAGCAGATAATTCTTCTTCCTCAGATAGAGCATACTCAACTGAAGAGTACTTGAAGATCAGTGAGGAACAGCTAAAAGCTGCCGCTCAGAAGCAGAGTGAGACATCTACGCCCGAGCAAATCCCCTTCAATACCCAAAGCCTGTCGCAAG ATAGTGCTTCTTCAGCAGATGGAGCATACTCAACTGAAGATCTTTCAAAGGCAGCTGCTCAGCAGAATCTGTCTTCTTCCCAACAAAGCCCCTCAAATGCTGAAAGCCAGTCGCAAG CTCCTGGAGAAGCTGCCTCGATGATCTCTTCTTCCACGAATCCCGAAAGTGAGACATAG
- the LOC101260611 gene encoding sec-independent protein translocase protein TATB, chloroplastic isoform X23 gives MAQINMSRSIFFVRPIYLQDQWRRKQYECRLAEFDSMTTSSLMASALSSSSSSLASSRRVSVTALSFSSISVTHNPKVHFFKWIPYSGLSSWNGLKQLSISKSQFSVKIVIGWFTGRSRKNKGKGVYASLFGVGAPEALVIGVVALLVFGPKGLAEVARNLGKTLREFQPTIRELQDVSREFKSTLEREIGLDDIKGSVQDTRNSSTMSPSSDSSYKNSVADPTSTAEDDLERMMRIADAEKQAEKDLAALLESRSESQTVSQEVADNSSSSDRAYSTEEYLKISEEQLKAAAQKQSETSTPEQIPFNTQSLSQDSASSADGAYSTEDLSKAAAQQNLSSSQQSPSNAESQSQAPGEAASMISSSTNPESET, from the exons ATGGCCCAAATTAACATGAGTCGGTCCATTTTCTTTGTGAGACCAATATATCTGCAAGACCAATGGAGAAGAAAGCAATATGAATGTAGGCTAGCTGAATTTGATTCAATGACCACCAGTTCTCTCATGGCTTCTGcattatcatcttcttcttcttcactagCTAGTAGTAGAAGAGTTTCTGTGACTGCCCTTTCATTTTCTTCCATTTCAGTTACCCACAACCCCAAAGTTCACTTCTTTAAATGGATTCCTTACTCGGGTCTCTCTTCTTGGAATGGACTGAAGCAGCTGAGTATTTCAAAATCTCAATTTTCAGTAAAAATTG TGATTGGTTGGTTTACAGGAAgaagtagaaagaacaaaggAAAAGGTGTATATGCATCTTTATTTGGAGTTGGTGCACCTGAGGCACTAGTGATTGGGGTTGTAGCTTTGCTAGTTTTTGGCCCAAAAGGTCTTGCTGAG GTTGCTCGTAACCTGGGAAAAACTTTGCGCGAATTTCAACCTACTATCAGAGAACTTCAG GATGTTTCAAGGGAATTCAAGAGCACACTTGAACGAGAGATTGGCCTTGATGACATAAAAGGTTCAGTCCAAGACACAAGAAATTCTAGCACCATGAGTCCTTCATCAGATAGCAGCTATAAAAATTCAGTGGCTGATCCCA CTTCCACAGCTGAAGACGACTTGGAAAGGATGATGAGAATCGCTGATGCTGAAAAGCAAGCAGAGAAAGACCTTGCAGCCTTACTTGAAAGTCGGTCTGAATCCCAAACCGTGTCACAAG AAGTAGCAGATAATTCTTCTTCCTCAGATAGAGCATACTCAACTGAAGAGTACTTGAAGATCAGTGAGGAACAGCTAAAAGCTGCCGCTCAGAAGCAGAGTGAGACATCTACGCCCGAGCAAATCCCCTTCAATACCCAAAGCCTGTCGCAAG ATAGTGCTTCTTCAGCAGATGGAGCATACTCAACTGAAGATCTTTCAAAGGCAGCTGCTCAGCAGAATCTGTCTTCTTCCCAACAAAGCCCCTCAAATGCTGAAAGCCAGTCGCAAG CTCCTGGAGAAGCTGCCTCGATGATCTCTTCTTCCACGAATCCCGAAAGTGAGACATAG
- the LOC101260611 gene encoding sec-independent protein translocase protein TATB, chloroplastic isoform X2, with protein MAQINMSRSIFFVRPIYLQDQWRRKQYECRLAEFDSMTTSSLMASALSSSSSSLASSRRVSVTALSFSSISVTHNPKVHFFKWIPYSGLSSWNGLKQLSISKSQFSVKIVIGWFTGRSRKNKGKGVYASLFGVGAPEALVIGVVALLVFGPKGLAEVARNLGKTLREFQPTIRELQDVSREFKSTLEREIGLDDIKGSVQDTRNSSTMSPSSDSSYKNSVADPNGSPSPKLASTAEDDLERMMRIADAEKQAEKDLAALLESRSESQTVSQEVADNSSSSDRAYSTEEYLKISEEQLKAAAQKQSETSTPEQIPFNTQSLSQDSASSADGAYSTEDLSKAAAQQNLSSSQQSPSNAESQSQEAPGEAASMISSSTNPESET; from the exons ATGGCCCAAATTAACATGAGTCGGTCCATTTTCTTTGTGAGACCAATATATCTGCAAGACCAATGGAGAAGAAAGCAATATGAATGTAGGCTAGCTGAATTTGATTCAATGACCACCAGTTCTCTCATGGCTTCTGcattatcatcttcttcttcttcactagCTAGTAGTAGAAGAGTTTCTGTGACTGCCCTTTCATTTTCTTCCATTTCAGTTACCCACAACCCCAAAGTTCACTTCTTTAAATGGATTCCTTACTCGGGTCTCTCTTCTTGGAATGGACTGAAGCAGCTGAGTATTTCAAAATCTCAATTTTCAGTAAAAATTG TGATTGGTTGGTTTACAGGAAgaagtagaaagaacaaaggAAAAGGTGTATATGCATCTTTATTTGGAGTTGGTGCACCTGAGGCACTAGTGATTGGGGTTGTAGCTTTGCTAGTTTTTGGCCCAAAAGGTCTTGCTGAG GTTGCTCGTAACCTGGGAAAAACTTTGCGCGAATTTCAACCTACTATCAGAGAACTTCAG GATGTTTCAAGGGAATTCAAGAGCACACTTGAACGAGAGATTGGCCTTGATGACATAAAAGGTTCAGTCCAAGACACAAGAAATTCTAGCACCATGAGTCCTTCATCAGATAGCAGCTATAAAAATTCAGTGGCTGATCCCA ATGGTTCTCCATCACCAAAATTAGCTTCCACAGCTGAAGACGACTTGGAAAGGATGATGAGAATCGCTGATGCTGAAAAGCAAGCAGAGAAAGACCTTGCAGCCTTACTTGAAAGTCGGTCTGAATCCCAAACCGTGTCACAAG AAGTAGCAGATAATTCTTCTTCCTCAGATAGAGCATACTCAACTGAAGAGTACTTGAAGATCAGTGAGGAACAGCTAAAAGCTGCCGCTCAGAAGCAGAGTGAGACATCTACGCCCGAGCAAATCCCCTTCAATACCCAAAGCCTGTCGCAAG ATAGTGCTTCTTCAGCAGATGGAGCATACTCAACTGAAGATCTTTCAAAGGCAGCTGCTCAGCAGAATCTGTCTTCTTCCCAACAAAGCCCCTCAAATGCTGAAAGCCAGTCGCAAG AAGCTCCTGGAGAAGCTGCCTCGATGATCTCTTCTTCCACGAATCCCGAAAGTGAGACATAG
- the LOC101260611 gene encoding sec-independent protein translocase protein TATB, chloroplastic isoform X28, translating into MAQINMSRSIFFVRPIYLQDQWRRKQYECRLAEFDSMTTSSLMASALSSSSSSLASSRRVSVTALSFSSISVTHNPKVHFFKWIPYSGLSSWNGLKQLSISKSQFSVKIGRSRKNKGKGVYASLFGVGAPEALVIGVVALLVFGPKGLAEVARNLGKTLREFQPTIRELQDVSREFKSTLEREIGLDDIKGSVQDTRNSSTMSPSSDSSYKNSVADPTSTAEDDLERMMRIADAEKQAEKDLAALLESRSESQTVSQEVADNSSSSDRAYSTEEYLKISEEQLKAAAQKQSETSTPEQIPFNTQSLSQDSASSADGAYSTEDLSKAAAQQNLSSSQQSPSNAESQSQEAPGEAASMISSSTNPESET; encoded by the exons ATGGCCCAAATTAACATGAGTCGGTCCATTTTCTTTGTGAGACCAATATATCTGCAAGACCAATGGAGAAGAAAGCAATATGAATGTAGGCTAGCTGAATTTGATTCAATGACCACCAGTTCTCTCATGGCTTCTGcattatcatcttcttcttcttcactagCTAGTAGTAGAAGAGTTTCTGTGACTGCCCTTTCATTTTCTTCCATTTCAGTTACCCACAACCCCAAAGTTCACTTCTTTAAATGGATTCCTTACTCGGGTCTCTCTTCTTGGAATGGACTGAAGCAGCTGAGTATTTCAAAATCTCAATTTTCAGTAAAAATTG GAAgaagtagaaagaacaaaggAAAAGGTGTATATGCATCTTTATTTGGAGTTGGTGCACCTGAGGCACTAGTGATTGGGGTTGTAGCTTTGCTAGTTTTTGGCCCAAAAGGTCTTGCTGAG GTTGCTCGTAACCTGGGAAAAACTTTGCGCGAATTTCAACCTACTATCAGAGAACTTCAG GATGTTTCAAGGGAATTCAAGAGCACACTTGAACGAGAGATTGGCCTTGATGACATAAAAGGTTCAGTCCAAGACACAAGAAATTCTAGCACCATGAGTCCTTCATCAGATAGCAGCTATAAAAATTCAGTGGCTGATCCCA CTTCCACAGCTGAAGACGACTTGGAAAGGATGATGAGAATCGCTGATGCTGAAAAGCAAGCAGAGAAAGACCTTGCAGCCTTACTTGAAAGTCGGTCTGAATCCCAAACCGTGTCACAAG AAGTAGCAGATAATTCTTCTTCCTCAGATAGAGCATACTCAACTGAAGAGTACTTGAAGATCAGTGAGGAACAGCTAAAAGCTGCCGCTCAGAAGCAGAGTGAGACATCTACGCCCGAGCAAATCCCCTTCAATACCCAAAGCCTGTCGCAAG ATAGTGCTTCTTCAGCAGATGGAGCATACTCAACTGAAGATCTTTCAAAGGCAGCTGCTCAGCAGAATCTGTCTTCTTCCCAACAAAGCCCCTCAAATGCTGAAAGCCAGTCGCAAG AAGCTCCTGGAGAAGCTGCCTCGATGATCTCTTCTTCCACGAATCCCGAAAGTGAGACATAG
- the LOC101260611 gene encoding sec-independent protein translocase protein TATB, chloroplastic isoform X11, which yields MAQINMSRSIFFVRPIYLQDQWRRKQYECRLAEFDSMTTSSLMASALSSSSSSLASSRRVSVTALSFSSISVTHNPKVHFFKWIPYSGLSSWNGLKQLSISKSQFSVKIGRSRKNKGKGVYASLFGVGAPEALVIGVVALLVFGPKGLAEVARNLGKTLREFQPTIRELQDVSREFKSTLEREIGLDDIKGSVQDTRNSSTMSPSSDSSYKNSVADPNGSPSPKLASTAEDDLERMMRIADAEKQAEKDLAALLESRSESQTVSQEVADNSSSSDRAYSTEEYLKISEEQLKAAAQKQSETSTPEQIPFNTQSLSQDSASSADGAYSTEDLSKAAAQQNLSSSQQSPSNAESQSQEAPGEAASMISSSTNPESET from the exons ATGGCCCAAATTAACATGAGTCGGTCCATTTTCTTTGTGAGACCAATATATCTGCAAGACCAATGGAGAAGAAAGCAATATGAATGTAGGCTAGCTGAATTTGATTCAATGACCACCAGTTCTCTCATGGCTTCTGcattatcatcttcttcttcttcactagCTAGTAGTAGAAGAGTTTCTGTGACTGCCCTTTCATTTTCTTCCATTTCAGTTACCCACAACCCCAAAGTTCACTTCTTTAAATGGATTCCTTACTCGGGTCTCTCTTCTTGGAATGGACTGAAGCAGCTGAGTATTTCAAAATCTCAATTTTCAGTAAAAATTG GAAgaagtagaaagaacaaaggAAAAGGTGTATATGCATCTTTATTTGGAGTTGGTGCACCTGAGGCACTAGTGATTGGGGTTGTAGCTTTGCTAGTTTTTGGCCCAAAAGGTCTTGCTGAG GTTGCTCGTAACCTGGGAAAAACTTTGCGCGAATTTCAACCTACTATCAGAGAACTTCAG GATGTTTCAAGGGAATTCAAGAGCACACTTGAACGAGAGATTGGCCTTGATGACATAAAAGGTTCAGTCCAAGACACAAGAAATTCTAGCACCATGAGTCCTTCATCAGATAGCAGCTATAAAAATTCAGTGGCTGATCCCA ATGGTTCTCCATCACCAAAATTAGCTTCCACAGCTGAAGACGACTTGGAAAGGATGATGAGAATCGCTGATGCTGAAAAGCAAGCAGAGAAAGACCTTGCAGCCTTACTTGAAAGTCGGTCTGAATCCCAAACCGTGTCACAAG AAGTAGCAGATAATTCTTCTTCCTCAGATAGAGCATACTCAACTGAAGAGTACTTGAAGATCAGTGAGGAACAGCTAAAAGCTGCCGCTCAGAAGCAGAGTGAGACATCTACGCCCGAGCAAATCCCCTTCAATACCCAAAGCCTGTCGCAAG ATAGTGCTTCTTCAGCAGATGGAGCATACTCAACTGAAGATCTTTCAAAGGCAGCTGCTCAGCAGAATCTGTCTTCTTCCCAACAAAGCCCCTCAAATGCTGAAAGCCAGTCGCAAG AAGCTCCTGGAGAAGCTGCCTCGATGATCTCTTCTTCCACGAATCCCGAAAGTGAGACATAG